The Carcharodon carcharias isolate sCarCar2 chromosome 23, sCarCar2.pri, whole genome shotgun sequence genome has a window encoding:
- the LOC121269042 gene encoding protein HEXIM1-like produces the protein MSRPVMSAGPEHFLGRIGERSQGEGGLLPPSPSAPPQPREEVEEDEETKQRGRDGRGRTALSQLSESVSDAEAEQPGAPAPGGGVGAGGGGGGGGGGAGVGAAGGGGGGGGGGKRRHRRRPSKKKRRWKPYFKLSWEEKKKLDERESVRAAKTRAEMFAKGFTVAPYNTTQFLMEEHNQEEPDLNTGVCPKRAGRSDETSEEEELDEEEQDSGSDGMGGDGGGEFLQKDFSETYEKYHAESLQNMTKQELIREYLELEKCLSRLEDENNRLRCRLEGKVVIARGGEVVENKLKELEREIERLKAENHQLLKENELYKRGKIVSDSAD, from the coding sequence AGGCCGGATAGGGGAGCGGAGCCAGGGGGAGGGCGGGCTGCTGCCTCCGTCTCCAAGCGCTCCCCCCCAGCcgcgggaggaggtggaggaggatgaggagacgAAACAGCGGGGTCGGGACGGCAGAGGGCGAACGGCGCTCTCGCAgctcagcgagagtgtgagtgacgcGGAGGCTGAGCAGCCTGGAGCTCCGGCACCAGGAGGCGGGGTTGGcgccggaggaggaggaggaggaggcggcggCGGCGCTGGCGTTGGGGCTGCCGGcggcgggggaggaggaggaggaggagggaagaggaGGCACCGCAGGCGGCCGTCCAAGAAGAAGCGGCGCTGGAAGCCCTACTTCAAGCTGTCCTGGGAGGAGAAGAAGAAGCTGGACGAGCGGGAGAGCGTCCGGGCGGCCAAGACCCGCGCCGAGATGTTCGCCAAGGGCTTCACGGTGGCTCCGTACAACACCACCCAGTTCCTGATGGAGGAGCACAACCAGGAGGAGCCCGACCTCAACACCGGCGTCTGCCCCAAGCGCGCCGGCCGGTCGGACGAGACCAGCGAGGAGGAAGAGCTGGACGAGGAGGAGCAGGACAGCGGCAGCGACGGCATGGGGGGCGACGGCGGCGGCGAGTTCCTGCAGAAGGACTTTTCCGAGACTTACGAGAAGTACCACGCCGAGAGCCTGCAGAACATGACCAAGCAGGAGCTGATCCGGGAGTACCTGGAGCTGGAGAAGTGCCTGTCCAGGCTGGAGGACGAGAACAATCGGCTGAGGTGCCGGCTGGAAGGGAAGGTGGTGATAGCCAGGGGTGGAGAGGTGGTGGAAAACAAACTGAAAGAACTGGAACGAGAGATTGAAAGACTGAAAGCCGAAAACCACCAGCTCCTGAAAGAAAATGAACTGTACAAACGGGGGAAAATAGTATCAGACAGTGCTGATTGA